In a single window of the Rhizobium etli CFN 42 genome:
- a CDS encoding ABC transporter permease: protein MTVQANHPAISVASDDPTALRPLLEWIARRAEPVAIGLAAILIGLGLFSLFILAIGKSPAMLFQLMYTGGFGSWFSVQNSLSRAAPLLLTALCVALPARLGLVIIGGEGAVVLGGVAAAAMAMPLGGAAPAFPILILMAIAAMVVGGIWIGFAGFLRHYRGVNETISSLLLSYIAIALMNQFVEGPLRDPASLNKPSTKPLPPEYMLGNIPGMDVHWGLVIGILACILSSILIEVTSFGFAARIAGGNVRAAQIQGLPVGRLIAGFTAIAGSFAGLAGMIEVVAVQGSANASLAAGYGYTGILVAFLARHNPLAIIPVAILLGGIDASGGLIQRRMGLPDATVLVLQGTLFIIILFCETFYGRFKIFNPDLWKRSL from the coding sequence ATGACCGTTCAGGCCAATCATCCCGCGATATCAGTCGCTTCCGACGATCCCACCGCGCTGCGTCCCCTGCTCGAATGGATCGCGCGCAGGGCGGAACCTGTGGCCATCGGCCTTGCGGCCATCCTGATCGGGCTCGGGCTCTTCTCCCTCTTCATCCTGGCGATCGGCAAATCGCCGGCCATGCTCTTCCAGCTCATGTATACCGGCGGCTTCGGCAGCTGGTTTTCGGTGCAGAACAGCTTAAGCCGTGCCGCACCCCTTCTCCTGACGGCACTCTGCGTCGCCCTGCCCGCCCGCCTCGGTCTCGTCATCATCGGCGGGGAAGGAGCGGTCGTGCTGGGCGGCGTTGCCGCCGCAGCCATGGCCATGCCGCTTGGCGGCGCGGCCCCCGCGTTTCCCATTCTTATTCTGATGGCGATTGCCGCCATGGTCGTCGGTGGCATCTGGATCGGCTTTGCAGGCTTCCTGCGCCATTACCGCGGCGTCAACGAGACCATTTCTTCGCTGCTGCTCTCCTATATCGCCATTGCCCTGATGAACCAGTTCGTCGAGGGGCCGCTACGCGATCCGGCCAGTCTCAACAAGCCCTCGACCAAGCCGCTGCCGCCCGAATACATGCTCGGCAACATTCCCGGCATGGATGTGCATTGGGGCCTCGTGATCGGCATCCTCGCCTGCATCCTCTCCTCGATCCTGATCGAGGTGACGAGCTTCGGTTTCGCCGCCCGCATCGCCGGCGGAAACGTGCGGGCCGCCCAGATCCAAGGCTTGCCGGTCGGCAGGCTGATCGCCGGCTTCACCGCGATCGCCGGCAGTTTCGCAGGTCTTGCCGGCATGATCGAGGTCGTCGCCGTCCAGGGGAGCGCCAATGCCTCGCTCGCCGCGGGTTATGGCTATACCGGCATCCTCGTCGCCTTCCTCGCCCGCCATAATCCGCTTGCGATCATCCCGGTCGCGATCCTGCTCGGGGGCATAGATGCTTCCGGCGGCCTCATCCAGCGCCGCATGGGCCTGCCCGATGCCACGGTGCTGGTGCTGCAGGGTACGCTCTTCATCATCATCCTCTTCTGCGAGACCTTCTACGGGCGCTTCAAGATCTTCAATCCCGACCTCTGGAAAAGGAGCCTCTGA
- a CDS encoding urea amidolyase associated protein UAAP2 has translation MSDFIQTSPARTIQNAVQDHFIPAEAPWSGVVRKGQTIRIEDSLGQQAIDTLFYRADDFSERYSNQDTMRMQGAAYIGIGTKIMSNEGNVMLTMTADSCGRHDTSAGACSCESNTVRFGHGTKYLHACRDNFVLEVSKHGMGKRDIVPNINFFMNVPIKPTGEMTIVDGISAPGDYVELVAEMDVLCVISNCPQINNPCNGFDPTPIRVLIWDGED, from the coding sequence ATGTCCGATTTCATCCAGACCTCCCCTGCCCGTACTATTCAAAACGCTGTGCAGGATCATTTCATTCCGGCCGAAGCCCCATGGTCCGGCGTCGTGCGCAAGGGCCAGACGATCCGCATCGAAGACAGTCTTGGCCAGCAGGCGATCGACACGCTCTTCTATCGCGCCGACGATTTTTCGGAGCGCTATTCCAATCAGGATACAATGCGCATGCAGGGCGCCGCCTATATCGGCATCGGCACGAAGATCATGTCGAATGAAGGCAATGTCATGCTGACCATGACGGCTGACAGCTGTGGCCGCCATGATACGTCCGCCGGCGCCTGCTCCTGCGAGAGCAATACGGTGCGTTTCGGCCATGGCACGAAATACCTGCATGCCTGCCGCGACAATTTCGTCCTCGAAGTTTCGAAACACGGCATGGGCAAACGTGACATCGTGCCGAACATCAACTTCTTCATGAACGTGCCGATCAAGCCGACCGGCGAGATGACCATCGTCGACGGCATTTCCGCGCCGGGCGATTATGTCGAGCTCGTCGCGGAGATGGACGTCCTCTGCGTCATCTCCAACTGCCCGCAGATCAACAACCCGTGCAACGGCTTCGACCCGACGCCGATCCGGGTGCTGATCTGGGATGGCGAGGACTGA
- the uca gene encoding urea carboxylase, which produces MFKKVLIANRGEIAVRVIKTLRRMGIASVAVYSDADRFAKPAVMADEAVRLGPAPASESYLNVDAVVAACKATGAEAVHPGYGFLSENMGFAERLAAEGIAFIGPRPEHLSAFGLKHTARELARASGVPLLPGTGLLSRADEALAAVERIGYPVMLKSTAGGGGIGMQLCADAESLKASFESVQRTARASFGDARVYIERFVAEARHVEVQIFGNGQGKVIALGERDCSLQRRNQKVVEETPAPGLSAATRARLHKSAIDLGAAVSYESAGTVEFIYDPQREEFYFLEVNTRLQVEHPVTEAVFGIDLVEWMIRQAAGEDVLSGAESLQPKGAAIEVRVYAEMPHADFRPSAGLLTEVSFTQDARIDSWIETGTEVTPFYDPMLAKVIVSAEDRTAAIEKLKAALGETSISGIETNLDYLRAIASSELLASGKVATTALRDFSFVPDVIEVIAPGAQSSIQELPGRLGLWHVGVPPSGPMDERSFRHANRLVGNGDMVAALELTVSGPVLKFHTDIVVALAGAGMAMSVDGVRLPHGKAVTIRAGQILVIGSIDGPGQRAYLAVAGGFAAPVVLGSRATFGLGQFGGNATGTLKTGHVLHLARQAAAEPPKPATEPLELTREWDVGVVYGPHGAPDFFQDGDIETLFSTSYEVHFNSARTGVRLIGPAPKWARSDGGEAGLHPSNLHDNAYAIGAIDFTGDMPIILGPDGPSLGGFVCPAVIARDEQWKMGQFKPGDRIRFHPVARSDDPIAGPAVHRAKEETGSPVIAKSDVGSVSVVYRRQGDDNLLVEYGPMTLDIALRLRVHLLMQAVSQARLPGIIDLTPGIRSLQIHYDGTTVTRKSLLGLLAEIEASLPAAQDVTVPSRIVHLPLSWNDPDAELAMRKYQELVRPNAPWCPDNIEFIRRINGLADEQAVRDVVFDASYLVLGLGDVYLGAPVATPVDPRHRLVTTKYNPARTWTPENAVGIGGAYMCIYGMEGPGGYQLFGRTIQVWNTWRQTPVFAKGKPWLLDFFDQIRFFPISHQELAEARSAFPHGGYPVKIEETEFSYAAYEQQLQANAASIATFKARQQAAFDAERQRWKEAGLDSFVTDEGTGESPDGDIPQGCFGVASAVPGNIWKLLVEPGAPVAAGDTLAIIESMKMEINVTAHAPGRVRDLRAGPGRNVKAGDIIVVLEEC; this is translated from the coding sequence ATGTTCAAGAAAGTCCTGATCGCCAACCGGGGCGAAATCGCCGTCCGCGTTATCAAGACGCTGCGTCGGATGGGCATTGCTTCTGTTGCTGTCTATTCCGATGCCGACCGCTTCGCCAAGCCTGCCGTGATGGCGGATGAAGCAGTACGTCTCGGGCCCGCGCCTGCCAGCGAAAGCTATTTGAATGTCGACGCCGTCGTTGCCGCGTGCAAGGCGACGGGGGCCGAGGCCGTTCATCCCGGCTACGGATTCCTGTCGGAAAATATGGGTTTCGCCGAGCGCCTCGCCGCCGAAGGCATCGCCTTCATCGGGCCACGGCCCGAGCACCTCTCTGCCTTCGGGCTGAAACATACGGCGCGCGAACTCGCCAGGGCGAGCGGCGTGCCATTGCTGCCTGGCACCGGCCTGCTTTCAAGGGCTGATGAAGCGCTCGCTGCGGTAGAACGGATCGGCTATCCCGTGATGCTGAAAAGCACGGCCGGCGGCGGCGGCATCGGGATGCAGCTCTGTGCCGATGCCGAAAGCCTGAAGGCGTCCTTCGAAAGCGTGCAGCGTACGGCGCGGGCAAGCTTCGGCGATGCGCGCGTCTATATCGAGCGTTTTGTGGCCGAGGCGCGGCATGTCGAAGTGCAGATCTTCGGCAATGGCCAAGGCAAGGTCATCGCGCTTGGCGAGCGCGACTGCTCGCTGCAGCGGCGAAACCAGAAGGTGGTCGAGGAAACTCCGGCCCCCGGCCTTTCGGCCGCGACCCGCGCCCGCCTGCATAAGTCGGCCATCGATCTTGGTGCTGCCGTCTCCTACGAATCCGCCGGCACCGTGGAATTCATCTACGATCCCCAGCGCGAGGAGTTCTACTTCCTTGAGGTCAACACCCGCCTGCAGGTCGAACATCCCGTCACCGAAGCTGTGTTCGGCATTGACCTCGTCGAATGGATGATCCGTCAGGCGGCCGGCGAGGACGTGCTCTCGGGCGCCGAGAGCCTGCAGCCGAAGGGAGCGGCGATTGAAGTGCGCGTCTATGCCGAGATGCCGCATGCCGATTTCCGCCCGAGCGCCGGGCTGCTGACGGAGGTGTCCTTCACTCAAGATGCGCGCATCGACAGTTGGATCGAGACCGGCACGGAGGTCACGCCCTTCTATGATCCGATGCTCGCCAAAGTGATTGTGTCAGCCGAGGACCGAACGGCGGCGATCGAAAAACTGAAGGCGGCACTTGGCGAAACATCGATATCAGGCATCGAGACCAATCTCGACTATCTCAGGGCCATCGCGAGCTCCGAGCTTCTGGCGAGCGGAAAGGTGGCGACGACGGCGCTGCGCGACTTTTCCTTCGTGCCTGATGTCATCGAGGTGATTGCGCCGGGCGCGCAATCGAGCATTCAGGAACTGCCGGGCCGGCTTGGCCTCTGGCATGTCGGCGTGCCGCCGAGCGGGCCGATGGACGAGCGCTCTTTCCGCCATGCCAACCGGCTCGTCGGCAATGGCGACATGGTTGCAGCGCTGGAGCTGACGGTCTCCGGCCCGGTGCTGAAATTCCATACCGACATAGTGGTCGCGCTTGCCGGTGCCGGGATGGCGATGAGCGTCGACGGGGTGAGATTGCCGCATGGCAAGGCCGTGACCATTCGTGCCGGCCAGATCCTCGTCATCGGCAGCATCGATGGACCGGGGCAGCGGGCTTACCTTGCCGTAGCAGGGGGCTTTGCCGCCCCTGTCGTGCTCGGCTCGCGCGCTACCTTCGGCCTCGGTCAGTTCGGCGGCAATGCCACCGGCACGCTGAAGACCGGTCATGTGCTGCATCTTGCCCGCCAGGCTGCAGCCGAACCACCGAAGCCGGCAACAGAGCCTTTGGAATTGACGCGCGAATGGGATGTCGGTGTCGTCTACGGTCCGCATGGCGCGCCTGATTTCTTTCAGGACGGCGATATCGAGACGTTGTTTTCGACGAGCTACGAGGTGCATTTCAACAGCGCCCGCACCGGCGTGCGGCTGATCGGTCCCGCGCCGAAATGGGCGCGTAGCGATGGCGGGGAGGCGGGCCTCCATCCCTCCAACCTGCATGACAATGCCTATGCGATCGGCGCGATCGATTTCACCGGCGACATGCCGATCATTCTCGGGCCTGACGGCCCGAGCCTCGGGGGCTTCGTCTGCCCGGCGGTGATCGCGCGCGACGAACAATGGAAGATGGGCCAGTTCAAGCCGGGTGATCGCATCCGCTTTCATCCCGTCGCGCGATCGGATGATCCGATTGCCGGCCCGGCCGTGCATCGGGCGAAGGAAGAGACCGGCTCGCCGGTTATCGCAAAAAGTGACGTCGGGTCTGTCTCCGTTGTCTATCGCCGTCAGGGCGATGACAATCTGCTGGTCGAATACGGACCGATGACGCTCGATATCGCCCTGCGGCTGAGGGTGCATCTGCTGATGCAGGCCGTCTCGCAGGCCCGTCTGCCCGGTATCATCGATCTCACGCCCGGCATCCGCTCGCTGCAGATCCATTATGACGGCACGACGGTGACCCGCAAAAGCCTGCTCGGCCTGCTGGCCGAGATCGAAGCGAGCCTGCCGGCGGCCCAGGACGTCACGGTGCCGAGCCGCATCGTGCATCTGCCGCTTTCCTGGAACGACCCGGACGCGGAACTTGCCATGCGCAAATATCAGGAACTCGTGCGGCCGAATGCGCCCTGGTGCCCTGATAACATCGAGTTCATCCGCCGCATCAACGGGCTGGCAGACGAACAGGCGGTGCGCGACGTCGTCTTCGATGCGAGCTACCTCGTGCTCGGCCTCGGCGACGTCTATCTCGGCGCACCGGTGGCGACCCCGGTCGATCCGCGCCATCGGCTGGTAACGACGAAGTACAATCCGGCCCGCACCTGGACGCCTGAAAATGCCGTCGGCATCGGCGGGGCCTATATGTGCATCTACGGCATGGAAGGACCCGGCGGCTACCAGCTCTTCGGGCGCACCATCCAAGTCTGGAATACCTGGCGCCAGACGCCGGTCTTTGCCAAGGGCAAGCCGTGGCTGCTCGACTTTTTCGATCAGATCCGCTTCTTCCCGATCAGCCATCAGGAATTGGCGGAAGCCCGCAGCGCCTTTCCGCATGGCGGTTATCCCGTCAAGATCGAGGAGACGGAATTTTCCTACGCCGCCTATGAGCAGCAATTGCAGGCGAATGCCGCCTCGATCGCGACCTTCAAGGCACGCCAGCAGGCCGCCTTCGACGCCGAACGCCAGCGCTGGAAGGAGGCGGGCCTCGACAGCTTCGTTACCGACGAAGGCACCGGCGAAAGCCCGGATGGGGACATTCCCCAAGGCTGCTTCGGTGTTGCCAGCGCCGTGCCCGGCAATATCTGGAAACTGCTGGTCGAGCCGGGCGCACCGGTTGCGGCTGGCGACACGCTTGCCATCATCGAATCCATGAAAATGGAAATCAACGTCACCGCACACGCGCCGGGCCGTGTCCGCGACCTCCGCGCTGGGCCCGGACGAAACGTCAAAGCGGGCGATATCATTGTTGTTCTGGAGGAGTGCTGA
- a CDS encoding BMP family ABC transporter substrate-binding protein — protein sequence MTRLLSMKRRHFLRASAAATLVGAAPGLLSSRALAQTALTVGFVYVGPKDDYGYNQAHAEGAAAVKAVPGVTVVEEENVPETVDVQKTMESMINLDGATLLFPTSFGYFDPHMLAMAAKYPDIQFRHCGGLWQEGKHPANTGSYFGYIFQGQYLNGIAAGHATKSKKIGFVAAKPIPQVLQNINAFLLGARAVDPTITCQVIFTGEWSLAVKEAEATNALVDQGADVITCHVDSPKVVVETAAGRGAFVCGYHANQSPLAPEKYLTGAEWAWGNVYGDFVKKAQAGEKLGNFVRGGLKDGFVKMSALGPGVSEAGRKAFEATHADMMKGGFSVFKGPLKDNKGNTIVTADKSYAEDAIELESMNYLVEGVVGSTV from the coding sequence ATGACCAGACTCCTTTCCATGAAACGACGCCATTTTCTTCGGGCTTCCGCCGCCGCCACTCTCGTCGGCGCGGCGCCCGGTCTCCTCTCCTCGCGCGCGCTCGCGCAGACGGCCCTGACCGTCGGCTTCGTCTATGTCGGTCCCAAGGATGACTATGGCTACAACCAGGCGCATGCCGAGGGTGCTGCCGCCGTCAAGGCGGTGCCCGGCGTCACCGTCGTCGAGGAAGAGAACGTGCCCGAGACGGTGGACGTTCAGAAGACGATGGAATCGATGATCAATCTCGACGGCGCCACCCTGCTCTTCCCGACCTCCTTCGGCTATTTCGATCCGCATATGCTGGCCATGGCCGCCAAATATCCCGATATCCAGTTCCGCCATTGCGGCGGGTTATGGCAGGAGGGCAAGCACCCCGCCAATACCGGCTCCTATTTCGGTTATATTTTCCAGGGGCAGTACCTGAATGGCATCGCTGCCGGCCATGCGACGAAGAGCAAGAAGATCGGCTTCGTCGCGGCCAAGCCGATCCCACAGGTGCTGCAGAACATCAATGCCTTCCTGCTGGGCGCACGCGCAGTCGATCCGACCATTACCTGCCAGGTGATCTTCACCGGCGAATGGTCGCTTGCGGTCAAGGAGGCGGAAGCCACCAACGCGCTGGTCGATCAGGGCGCGGACGTCATCACCTGCCATGTCGACAGTCCGAAGGTGGTCGTGGAAACCGCCGCCGGCCGCGGCGCCTTCGTCTGCGGCTACCACGCCAACCAGAGCCCGCTTGCGCCTGAGAAATACCTCACAGGCGCTGAATGGGCCTGGGGCAATGTCTATGGCGACTTCGTCAAGAAGGCGCAGGCCGGCGAAAAGCTCGGCAATTTCGTGCGTGGCGGCCTGAAGGACGGTTTCGTCAAGATGAGCGCGCTCGGCCCCGGCGTTTCCGAGGCGGGCCGCAAGGCATTCGAGGCGACGCATGCCGACATGATGAAGGGCGGCTTCTCGGTCTTCAAGGGGCCGCTGAAGGACAACAAGGGCAACACCATCGTCACGGCCGACAAGAGCTACGCGGAAGACGCGATCGAGCTCGAAAGCATGAACTATCTGGTCGAGGGTGTCGTCGGGTCCACGGTGTAA
- the atzF gene encoding allophanate hydrolase: MLPTILDLTSLRAAYEAGKTPLDIIEIVIARRNDATDPAIFITPAPDEALRGEARALMERAPDPNSLPLWGIPFAVKDNIDVAGLPTTAACPTFSYRPEKDATVVARLRAAGAIVIGKTNLDQFATGLNGTRSPYGAPRSVFDKNYVSGGSSSGSAVAVASGLASFALGTDTAGSGRVPAAFNNLVGIKPTPGLVPNVGVVPACRSVDVVTVFAATVGDGVTIRKVMEGYDAADPFSRKAVPSSLPASGLRIGVLDGAEREFFGNRQVEALYDAAIERARDLGATIVAFDYAPFRQAAELLYNGPWVAERLAAVKDFLATNATDFEPTVRTIIEGAKAYDAVAAFEGRYKLEALRQKTGKEWEKADLLMLPTSPTTYTVEEMLADPIVKNGHFGRYTNFVNLLDCAAIAVPAGFDADGHLPAGVTLIGPAFTDDALARFADAMHRTANAGMGKDRLSAIPEASRVPPADDGLVPIVVVGAHLTGMPLNHELTRPGGRRIKSCRTAPDYRLFVLPGTVPPKPGLIREPGFDGKGLEVEVWNVTPEAFGRFVQNIPAPLGIGKVTLDDGSQISGFLCEAHAIEGAREITELGGWRAYVSDQMKKA, from the coding sequence ATGCTGCCGACCATTCTTGATCTGACCAGCCTTCGCGCAGCCTATGAGGCAGGCAAAACCCCGCTCGATATTATCGAGATCGTCATTGCCCGTCGCAATGACGCGACGGATCCCGCTATCTTCATCACGCCGGCACCTGATGAAGCCTTGCGGGGCGAGGCACGAGCTCTGATGGAACGGGCGCCTGATCCCAACAGCCTGCCGCTTTGGGGCATTCCCTTCGCGGTGAAAGACAATATCGACGTGGCGGGACTGCCGACGACAGCTGCCTGCCCTACCTTTTCCTACCGGCCGGAGAAGGACGCAACCGTCGTTGCGAGGCTGCGGGCTGCGGGCGCGATCGTCATCGGCAAGACCAATCTCGACCAGTTTGCCACCGGCCTCAACGGCACACGCTCGCCCTACGGAGCGCCGCGCTCGGTCTTCGACAAGAACTATGTGTCGGGCGGCTCGAGCTCCGGCTCGGCAGTTGCCGTCGCCTCAGGCCTGGCGAGCTTCGCGCTCGGCACCGACACGGCCGGCTCCGGGCGTGTGCCGGCGGCCTTCAACAATCTCGTCGGCATCAAGCCGACGCCGGGACTGGTGCCGAATGTCGGCGTCGTGCCGGCCTGCCGCAGCGTCGATGTCGTCACCGTCTTTGCTGCAACGGTCGGCGACGGCGTCACGATCCGCAAGGTGATGGAGGGCTACGATGCCGCCGATCCGTTCTCGCGCAAGGCCGTGCCATCCAGCCTGCCCGCCTCCGGTTTGCGGATCGGCGTGCTCGATGGAGCCGAGCGGGAATTCTTCGGCAACAGGCAGGTCGAGGCTCTCTATGACGCCGCAATCGAAAGGGCGCGCGACCTCGGCGCCACCATCGTTGCCTTCGACTACGCGCCGTTCCGGCAGGCGGCAGAACTGCTCTACAATGGCCCCTGGGTCGCCGAACGGCTGGCGGCAGTGAAGGATTTTCTTGCCACCAATGCCACCGACTTCGAGCCGACGGTTCGCACCATCATCGAGGGCGCGAAAGCCTATGACGCAGTCGCCGCCTTCGAAGGCAGATACAAGCTCGAAGCGCTGCGCCAGAAGACCGGGAAGGAATGGGAAAAGGCTGATCTCCTGATGCTGCCGACCTCTCCGACCACCTATACGGTCGAAGAAATGTTGGCGGATCCGATTGTGAAAAACGGCCATTTCGGCCGGTACACCAACTTCGTCAATCTGCTCGACTGCGCGGCGATCGCCGTTCCAGCCGGCTTCGACGCCGATGGTCATCTCCCGGCCGGCGTGACCCTGATCGGGCCCGCCTTTACCGATGATGCCCTTGCCCGATTCGCCGACGCCATGCACCGGACGGCGAACGCCGGCATGGGCAAGGACCGTCTGTCGGCAATCCCCGAGGCGAGCCGCGTGCCGCCCGCCGACGACGGCTTGGTGCCGATCGTCGTCGTCGGGGCGCATCTGACCGGCATGCCTCTCAACCACGAACTGACGCGACCGGGCGGCAGGCGCATCAAATCCTGCCGTACTGCACCGGATTACCGCCTCTTCGTGCTGCCGGGCACCGTCCCGCCGAAGCCAGGCCTGATCCGTGAACCGGGTTTTGACGGCAAGGGTCTCGAAGTCGAGGTGTGGAACGTCACTCCGGAGGCTTTCGGGCGCTTTGTCCAGAACATCCCGGCTCCACTCGGCATCGGCAAGGTAACGCTCGATGACGGTTCCCAAATTTCCGGTTTTCTCTGCGAGGCTCATGCCATCGAAGGCGCGCGCGAAATCACGGAATTGGGGGGCTGGCGCGCCTACGTCTCAGATCAAATGAAAAAAGCATGA
- a CDS encoding GntR family transcriptional regulator, whose protein sequence is MKQVRRREIIRAGTTVEQMVRAIADMIVTGQMLPGEKLDEVSLAARFEVSRTPVREALRELGAMGLVDREPNRSAVVTTVTETYLHSMFEAMAELEAICARLSAERMTVDERRTLELEHKASMRLVHAGAEEEYSAHNTEFHTRLYRGAHNDHIFEMVTQTRARLAPFRRAQFRLPGRLARSYEEHGRIVMAVMRADGIAAAQAAYSHVVMVSDASAVFATTGEPSARGT, encoded by the coding sequence TTGAAGCAAGTCAGGCGCAGAGAAATCATCAGGGCAGGGACGACCGTCGAGCAGATGGTGCGGGCGATTGCCGACATGATCGTGACCGGACAGATGCTGCCTGGCGAGAAGCTCGATGAGGTCTCGCTGGCTGCTCGTTTCGAAGTGTCGCGCACACCGGTGCGCGAGGCGCTCCGTGAACTCGGGGCGATGGGGCTTGTCGACCGGGAGCCGAACCGCAGCGCCGTCGTCACCACCGTGACCGAAACCTATCTGCATTCGATGTTCGAGGCGATGGCGGAACTCGAAGCGATCTGCGCCAGGCTCTCGGCCGAGCGTATGACGGTCGACGAGCGGCGCACGCTGGAGTTGGAGCATAAGGCCTCAATGAGGCTCGTGCATGCCGGCGCGGAAGAGGAGTATTCGGCGCATAACACGGAATTCCACACCCGCCTTTATCGCGGGGCGCATAATGATCACATCTTTGAGATGGTGACGCAGACACGGGCACGGCTCGCCCCATTTCGGCGGGCGCAGTTTCGGCTGCCCGGTCGCTTGGCAAGGTCCTACGAGGAACACGGTCGGATCGTGATGGCAGTCATGCGAGCGGATGGCATCGCTGCCGCACAGGCAGCTTATTCCCACGTGGTGATGGTCAGCGATGCGAGCGCGGTGTTTGCAACAACCGGAGAGCCGAGCGCGCGAGGCACCTGA
- a CDS encoding ABC transporter ATP-binding protein yields the protein MSELKIEKVWKEYGDQIVLEDVSLTVASRAFVALVGPSGCGKTTFLRMLLGQEQPTKGKILLDGEPLPPEPGPDRGVVFQRYSVFPHLTVLGNVLLGREFSGARYKAKLFGAARRNAIEEARQLIAEVGLAGSQDKYPAQLSGGMQQRLALAQALIMKPKVLLLDEPFGALDPGIRAEIHTLMKRLWHETQMTVVMVTHDMREAFTLASRVVAFERRRDRPEEKERYGATITKDIAIWPPRLAGQSSIFSPDRDGPVASLGHSRDDLASSGETL from the coding sequence ATGAGCGAGTTGAAGATCGAAAAGGTCTGGAAGGAATATGGGGACCAGATTGTACTTGAAGACGTGTCCTTGACCGTCGCCTCGCGCGCCTTCGTCGCCCTTGTCGGCCCTTCCGGCTGTGGCAAGACCACCTTCCTGCGCATGCTGCTCGGCCAGGAGCAGCCGACGAAGGGCAAGATCCTGCTCGACGGCGAGCCGCTGCCGCCGGAGCCGGGACCGGATCGCGGCGTCGTCTTCCAGCGCTATTCCGTCTTTCCGCACCTGACGGTGCTCGGCAACGTGCTGCTCGGCAGGGAGTTTTCCGGCGCGCGCTACAAGGCCAAGCTCTTCGGTGCCGCACGCCGCAACGCCATTGAGGAAGCACGCCAGTTGATCGCCGAGGTCGGGCTCGCCGGTTCGCAGGACAAATATCCGGCCCAGCTTTCCGGCGGCATGCAGCAGCGCCTGGCGCTCGCCCAGGCGCTCATCATGAAGCCGAAGGTGCTGCTGCTCGATGAACCCTTCGGCGCGCTCGATCCCGGCATCCGCGCCGAGATCCACACGCTGATGAAGCGGCTCTGGCATGAAACGCAGATGACCGTCGTCATGGTCACCCACGACATGCGTGAAGCTTTCACGTTGGCCAGCCGCGTCGTCGCCTTCGAACGCCGCCGTGACCGGCCGGAAGAGAAGGAGCGCTACGGCGCCACCATCACCAAGGACATTGCTATCTGGCCGCCGCGCCTTGCCGGCCAGTCATCGATCTTCAGCCCCGACCGGGACGGCCCGGTCGCTTCCCTGGGGCACAGCCGGGACGACCTGGCATCATCAGGAGAGACGCTATGA
- a CDS encoding urea amidolyase associated protein UAAP1, with product MMHVRRSPEEIAANRARYEEHQKKGLEFAPKTLPGPSPVPASAIAAAAIIHQETIPGGWYWSTKLLRGEAIRIDQGEGNSTVALVAWNAEDTSERINLVDTAKVQWTTALGKGRVIFSDMGRVMFSIIEDSSGAHDCLMGGSTAASNAAKYPGEKTRNTRDNLIIIAVKLGLDRRDIPGILNLFAPVRLAEAGGFGWQGKRSNSGDYVELRAEMDMLVGFSTCPHPLDPDPAYQPKPVVITRYKAAAPAADDLCRTATAEAVRGFENNTLMQA from the coding sequence ATGATGCATGTGAGACGATCGCCCGAAGAAATTGCCGCCAATCGCGCGCGTTACGAGGAGCACCAAAAAAAGGGTCTGGAATTTGCGCCTAAGACCCTGCCCGGCCCAAGCCCAGTGCCGGCATCGGCCATCGCTGCCGCCGCGATCATCCATCAGGAGACCATTCCGGGCGGCTGGTACTGGTCGACGAAACTTCTGCGCGGCGAGGCGATCCGAATCGACCAGGGCGAGGGAAATTCCACCGTGGCGCTCGTCGCCTGGAATGCCGAGGATACGAGCGAGCGGATCAATCTCGTCGATACCGCCAAGGTCCAGTGGACGACCGCACTTGGCAAGGGGCGGGTGATCTTCTCGGATATGGGCCGCGTCATGTTCTCGATCATCGAGGATAGTTCCGGCGCCCATGACTGCCTGATGGGCGGCTCGACGGCCGCCTCGAACGCAGCGAAATATCCGGGCGAAAAAACGCGAAACACCCGGGACAACCTGATCATCATTGCCGTCAAGCTCGGCCTCGACAGGCGCGATATACCCGGCATCCTCAACCTCTTCGCACCCGTCCGCCTGGCCGAGGCCGGAGGTTTCGGCTGGCAGGGCAAGCGCTCTAACAGCGGCGATTACGTCGAGCTGCGCGCTGAGATGGACATGCTGGTCGGCTTTTCCACCTGCCCGCATCCGCTCGATCCCGATCCCGCCTATCAGCCGAAGCCTGTCGTCATCACCCGCTACAAGGCGGCAGCCCCGGCTGCCGATGATCTTTGCCGCACGGCAACGGCGGAAGCCGTGCGGGGTTTCGAAAACAACACTCTGATGCAGGCCTGA